ATTGGTTGATGATGCAAGGTATAACAAATTCATACAAAGAAAAAATCATATCGAAGAAGAGCTAAAAAGGCTAAAAAATGTTCAAATAACTAATAAAAAAGAAATTAATGAATTTTTAGAAGGATTAGGCTCAGTTTCACTAAAAAAACCTATAAGTTTGTATGAATTAATACGAAGACCTGAATTAGATTACAGCAAATTACAGAATTTGGAAAAAGATAAAAGAGATTTATCAGAAGATATTATTAATGAAGTAAATATAATGATAAAATATGAAGGATATATAGAAAAACAATTAGAACAAGTAGAGCAATTCAAAAAATTTGAAAAAAGGCTTATACCAGAAGATATTGACTATGCTTCAATAAAAAATTTAAGAACTGAAGCAATTCAAAAATTAAGTAAGTTAAGACCAGTAAATTTAGGGCAAGCATCAAGGATATCTGGAGTTTCCCCATCTGATATTTCTGTTCTTATGATTTATTTAGATTATTATTTTAAAAATAAGTAGTAGGATTGAAAAATGGAGGAAAAAAATGAAGTATTTTGATATAATGAGTTTGGAATGCAAGAAAATTGGATTGAATTTAACGGAAGAAAAATATAACCAATTTATGTTGTATAAGGATTTACTGCAAGAATGGAATAAGGTAATGAATTTAACATCAATTGTTGAAGATGAAGAGATAGTAAAAAAGCATTTTATAGATTCAATAAAGATTTTTGAATGCAAACATATAGCTAAAGCAAAAAATATTATAGATGTTGGTACGGGTGCCGGTTTTCCTGGTATACCTATTGCTATAATGAATGAAAAGGTAGAGGTTATACTGTTAGATTCTCTTCAAAAAAGAGTAAACTTTCTAAATGAAGTTATAGATAAACTAAAATTAAAAAATATAAAGACTGTTCATGGAAGAGCAGAGGATTTTGGCGTGAATAAAGATTATCGTGAAAATTTTGATGTAGTTGTATCTAGAGCGGTTGCAAATATGTCTGTATTAAGTGAATTTTGCCTTCCATTTGTAAAAGTAGGAGGATATCTAGTTGCTTTAAAGGGACCAGGAATAAACGATGAAATTTTAGCAGCACAAAAAGCAATAAAGGTATTAGGAGGAAGTCTAGATAAGGTTATTAATGTTGAGTTTGAAAATGAGGACTTTCAGCATAATCTGGTGGTTATAAGAAAGAAAAATTGTACGCCTAAGAAATATCCAAGAAAAGCAGGTAAAGTTTCTAAAAATCCTATAGTATAAGATACAAATTGATGAAAAGGAATGAGAATTTATATGGATAGTATTATATATATTTCTGTTGACAATATATGTGCGAATTCTAATCAACCTAGAAAATACTTTGATAAAACAGCCCTTAATGAATTAGCAGAATCCATAAGTAATTATGGAATAATTCAACCCATTTCGGTAAGAAAATTAGAAGAAGATAAGTATGAAATAATAGCAGGGGAGAGAAGATTTAGAGCAGCTAAAATAGCTGGACTTGATAAGGTACCTGTTATTGTATCAGATATAAATGAAAAGGAATCTGCAGAAATAGCTTTATTAGAAAATATTCAGAGAGAAAATTTAAGTTATATAGAAGAAGCTGAGGCGTATCATAATTTAATAGAACAATACGGATATACTCAAGATAAGCTTGCACAGAGTGTTGGGAAAAAGCAATCAACTATAGCTAATAAATTAAGACTTCTGAAGCTGGATAATAATGTTAGAAGGGTGTTATTAGAGAATAATCTTACAGAGAGACATGCTAGATCACTATTAAAGTTATCGGATAAAAAGTCACAGATGAGTGTTATAAAAACTGTTATATCTAAAGGGCTGAATGTAAAAAAGACAGAAGAACTTATAGAGAAAAAATTAGATAGAGTTTATAGGAAAGAAAATGATATAGCAGTGGACGGAAAGAAACGGATAAAAGGTATATTTGGATCTCAAATATATATAAATACAATAAAGCAAGTATTCGATAAATATGGAATAAAAGCAAAATATAAATCTAAGGAATTAGAGGATGTTATAGAGGTAACAGTTGTAATTCCAAAGAAATAAAAAATGTTTCACGTGAAACATTTTTTTTTGCCTAAATTCACAAAAAATCTATTTATAAAATAGTATTATAAGTTTATAATACTATTATAGGAAAGTAAATTTTATATCGATATTCTAATATATAATATAAGGTGGTGAAATGATATGAAAGTAATAAGTGTATTTAATCAAAAGGGTGGAGTTGGAAAAACAACAACAAATATAAATTTATGTACATATTTAGCTATGAAGGGTTTAAAGGTACTTACTATAGATATAGACCCACAAGGTAATACGACAAGTGGATTGGGAATAGATAAAAGTAAATTAGAATTATCAACATATGATGCATTAACAGCAGATGTTTCTATAGAAGATATAATACAGGAATCGCAACTTATTAAAAATTTATATATTGCTCCATCCACTGTAGAACTTGCAGGCGCTGAAGTTGAACTTATAAATATTGAAAATAGGGAAAGAATTCTTAAGAATAAAATAAAAGAAATGAAAAGTGAATTTGATTATATTTTTATAGATTGTCCTCCATCATTAGGATTCATAACTATTAATTCGTTAACAGCATCTGATAGTGTTATGATACCAATTCAAACTGAATTTTATGCCTTAGAAGGCGTAGGTCAACTTGTAAATACGATACAGCTTGTAAAGAAGTCACTAAATAAAAGACTTCAAGTAGAAGGTGTTATTCTTACTATGTGTGATAATAGAACTAAATTATCAAACGAAGTTTCGGAAGAAGTAAAGAAATATTTCAGTGGTAAACTATATAAAACTACAATACCGAGAAATATAAGATTAGCAGAAGCACCTAGCTATGGATTGCCAATAGTGCTTTATGATGATAAATGTAAAGGCGCTGAATGTTACCGTAATTTGACTAACGAATTTTTAAAGAATCAGTAGGAAGGTGATGTGAATGAATAAAAAGGGTGGATTAGGAAGAGGATTAAATGCACTAATAATTGATAATGATTCAAACGAAGAAAAAAATAGTAATTCACAGAAGATTTCTTTAAACTTAATTAGACCAAATGAACATCAACCACGTAAAAATTTTGATGGTGATAAAATTGTTCAATTGGCTGAATCCATAAAAGAACATGGTATAGTACAGCCTTTGATTTTAAAGAAAAAGGATAAACAGTATATTATTGTAGCAGGGGAAAGAAGATTTAGAGCGGCAAAAAGTTTGGGCTTAAAAGAAGTACCGGCGTTAATAATAGATGCCACAGAAAAAGAAATATTAGAAATTTCACTTATAGAAAATATACAAAGGGAAGATTTAAATCCTATTGAGGAAGCATTGGCTTACAAAAGGCTTATTGAAGATTTTGAACTTACTCAAGAACAATTAAGTCAGAGAATAGGAAAATCTAGAGTTGCAATAACAAATTGCATGAGATTATTAAATTTAGATGAAAGAGTGCAAGATTATTTAATTGATGGCGTTATATCGGAAGGACATGGAAGAGTACTTTTAACTATATCAGATAAAGATGATCAATATAAATTGTCTCAAAAAATAATAGATGAAGATTTAAGTGTTAGAGCTACAGAGAAGTTATTAAAGACATATAAAGAATCAAGTGATAAAAATACAGAAAAAAGTAGTGAGGAAAATCAATATATAGTTGACATAAGAGACAAATTAGAAGGATATTTTGGTACAAAGGTTTTATTGAAAAGCAATAAAAACAAGGGTAAAATAGAAATTGAATATTATTCTAATGAAGATCTACAAAGAATAATTGATATATTAAAAATATAAATGTTTCACGTGAAACAATTTTTGGAGTAGTAGCAAGGAGAGGCGAATAAAATGGAAGACATTTTTACATTACTTAATCAATTTAATGTATACATAACTATAGGATTATGTATTTTAGTTTTTGTTTTGATAATATTAAATATATCTAGTTTACATTCTACAAAAAAATTAAAGAAAAATTATAAAAAGCTAATGCGCGGAACTAGTTCAGAAAATTTAGAAGAACTTATAAATGGATATTTAAATAAAGTTGAACAAATAAGTGAGGACGCAAAAGAAGTTAGAGATATTTATGAAGGCATACAAGCACAAGTAAAAACATGTATTAAGAATGTGGCTATGGTTAGATATAAGGCATTTGATAATGTCGGAAGTGATCTTAGTTTTTCATTGGTAATGTTAGATGATAATTATGATGGAATAATTATAACAAGTATATATGGAAGAGGAGAAAGTGTAGTATACGCTAAGCCTATTAATAAGGGATTATCAAGATATGATCTTTCAGATGAAGAAAAAAATATTTTGAAAGAAGTATGTGAAAAAGAAAAAGACAATGATAAATAGTAAGGGAAATTATAAAAACTTCTGATATAATCGGAAGTTTTTTTATATTGAAAGAGTTATAATATTATTACATAGTATTATATTTTTGTGAAATATTCATCATAGAAATAGCAATACCATTTGATATTTTATCTGCTAAATTCATAACAGTATATAATCTAGTACTTTGTAAAACCATAAAATCAAAAGGACCTGATATATTGACAATACCTACTATACTTAAATCACCAACGGAAGGAAGAACTTTATTCATAGCTGCACCAGGAGATATAGGAGTACTTTGAATTGATATATTACCAATATTTCTTACATTTCCAAGACAAGCATCAATGGCTACTATAAAAGGGTTAGTATAGTTAGAATTAATAAAATCTAAAGTAGCAGATAGATTTTTTGCATGAACGGGTTCTTTAAGAGTTCCAAAAACAATTAAATTATCTATATGAAGTTTTTTTAATTTATAACCAATAATAGGACCTAAACTATCACCAGTAGATCTGTCCGTACCAATACACAAAAAAATAATATCACGATAAGAGCTTACTGATTTAAGTTCAGAAGTAAGATAATTACTGAATTTGTATAAAATATTTTCATCATTAATGTTAAAAACTAATTTTTTTTCCATATATAAACCTCCCTAATGTGTAAGTATGGACAAATAAAAAAAAATTATGCATTTGAACCTATAATTTTATAAAATTTATTGAAATAAGTCGTAAAAATAATATATATTATAAGTACATTTATTTATTGGAGGAATATTAATGAATTTGCTAAAGAAAATTAATTTTGATGTGGAAACAGGTAAAGCACAAATACAAAGTTTAAAGTTTAATGTATACGATGGATTTGGAATAATTTTAAGGATTCTGATTGTAATAGTATTGATGTATATTATAGTAAAATTGGTCAATAAATTTATTGATAAAACATTAAAAAAGCAGGAAGATTTTAGATTTTCACTTGATAAAAAGAGAAGTAAAACAATAGGTGCAATACTTAAAAGCGTAGTTAAATATTGTGTGTACTTTTTTGGAATTACTATAATCTTGACATTAATGTTTGGAAGTAAGTTGTTTTCAACTGTTAGTTTAACTTTTGCCAGTATAGGTGGTGTAGCATTAGGTTTTGGATCTCAAAATTTAGTTAAGGATGTTGTAAACGGATTTTTTATATTATTTGAAGATCAATATTCGGTAGGTGACTACATAACAATAGATAAAAGTTCAGGTATTGTAGAAAGTATTGAGCTGAGGGTTACAAAAATAAGAAGTTTTAAAGGTGACTTACATATAATACCCAATGGAAAAATATCAGAGGTCACTAATCATTCAAGAGGGCCTATTTCAATAAATGTAAATGTTAGTATAGCATATGAAGAAAACATTGATAATGCAACAAAAGTTATAAACGATGCTTGCGAAAAATTTTCTAAGGATAATGAAGATGTGGTAGAGAGTCCTAAAGTTGTTGGAATAACTGAGCTTGCATCTAGTGGTGTAAATATAAGAGTATCTGGAAAAGTAAAGCCTATGAAACAATGGTCAAATGAAAATCAGTTAAGAAAGTATGTAAAAGAAGCTTTAGATAACGCTAAAATAGAGATACCTTATAACAAACTTCAATTTGTAGGAGGAGATAAAAATGAATAAGGAATTTGATTTGGGTTATATTGTTGAAATGAAGAAACAGCATCCTTGTGGAACAAATAGATGGGAAATAATAAGAGTTGGTGCTGATGTAAAAATAAAATGTGTAAATTGCGGTAGAATAATAATGCTTCCAAGAAGTAAATTTGAGAAAAGATTAAAAAAAGTTTTAGAAAAGAAAGAAGAAAATTGATTTTTTTAAAAATATGCGATATAATTATAAATTGTGAGTCCCTGCTGTGATGAAAAACTTTTCACAGCCGTCAAGACCATAGGGAGGAGGTGAATGGTAATGAATAAGTATGAAACTTTATTTATACTTAACCCATCATTAGATGAAGAAGGCATAAATACAAATGTAGAAAAATTTAAGTCTGTAATCACAAATGGTGGTGGAGAAGTTGAAAATGTAGATTTATGGGGCAGAAGAAAGCTCGCTTATGAAATTGACAAAGTTAATGAAGGAATCTACGTTTTAGTAAACTTTCAGTCTGATGCACAATTACCAAAAGAATTGGATAGAGTGTTCAGAATTACTGATAGTATAATAAGACATTTAATTATTAGTTTGGAAAAATAAGAGCCAAAGGTGATGTTTTAATATGAATAAGGTTGTTTTAATAGGAAGATTAACTAAGGATCCAGAGTTGAAATTTACTCCAGGTACAGGAACAGCCGTTGCATCATTTACCTTGGCTGTAGATAGAAGATTTAAAAAAGAAGGTCAGCAGGAAGCTGATTTTGTTCCCATAGTTGTATGGGGAAAACAAGCTGAATCTACAGCTAATTACATGAGTAAAGGAAAACTTATGGGAGTTAGCGGAAGAATACAGACTAGATCATATGATGCTAAAGATGGTACTAGAAGATATGTAACTGAAATTGTAGCTGAGGAAGTTCAATTTCTTGAGTGGGGATCTTCTAATAACAACACTATGGCGAATGATCAATTTAGTAATGGAAATGA
The Clostridium felsineum DSM 794 DNA segment above includes these coding regions:
- the rsmG gene encoding 16S rRNA (guanine(527)-N(7))-methyltransferase RsmG; its protein translation is MKYFDIMSLECKKIGLNLTEEKYNQFMLYKDLLQEWNKVMNLTSIVEDEEIVKKHFIDSIKIFECKHIAKAKNIIDVGTGAGFPGIPIAIMNEKVEVILLDSLQKRVNFLNEVIDKLKLKNIKTVHGRAEDFGVNKDYRENFDVVVSRAVANMSVLSEFCLPFVKVGGYLVALKGPGINDEILAAQKAIKVLGGSLDKVINVEFENEDFQHNLVVIRKKNCTPKKYPRKAGKVSKNPIV
- the noc gene encoding nucleoid occlusion protein, with the protein product MDSIIYISVDNICANSNQPRKYFDKTALNELAESISNYGIIQPISVRKLEEDKYEIIAGERRFRAAKIAGLDKVPVIVSDINEKESAEIALLENIQRENLSYIEEAEAYHNLIEQYGYTQDKLAQSVGKKQSTIANKLRLLKLDNNVRRVLLENNLTERHARSLLKLSDKKSQMSVIKTVISKGLNVKKTEELIEKKLDRVYRKENDIAVDGKKRIKGIFGSQIYINTIKQVFDKYGIKAKYKSKELEDVIEVTVVIPKK
- a CDS encoding ParA family protein is translated as MKVISVFNQKGGVGKTTTNINLCTYLAMKGLKVLTIDIDPQGNTTSGLGIDKSKLELSTYDALTADVSIEDIIQESQLIKNLYIAPSTVELAGAEVELINIENRERILKNKIKEMKSEFDYIFIDCPPSLGFITINSLTASDSVMIPIQTEFYALEGVGQLVNTIQLVKKSLNKRLQVEGVILTMCDNRTKLSNEVSEEVKKYFSGKLYKTTIPRNIRLAEAPSYGLPIVLYDDKCKGAECYRNLTNEFLKNQ
- a CDS encoding ParB/RepB/Spo0J family partition protein, which produces MNKKGGLGRGLNALIIDNDSNEEKNSNSQKISLNLIRPNEHQPRKNFDGDKIVQLAESIKEHGIVQPLILKKKDKQYIIVAGERRFRAAKSLGLKEVPALIIDATEKEILEISLIENIQREDLNPIEEALAYKRLIEDFELTQEQLSQRIGKSRVAITNCMRLLNLDERVQDYLIDGVISEGHGRVLLTISDKDDQYKLSQKIIDEDLSVRATEKLLKTYKESSDKNTEKSSEENQYIVDIRDKLEGYFGTKVLLKSNKNKGKIEIEYYSNEDLQRIIDILKI
- a CDS encoding DUF4446 family protein, yielding MEDIFTLLNQFNVYITIGLCILVFVLIILNISSLHSTKKLKKNYKKLMRGTSSENLEELINGYLNKVEQISEDAKEVRDIYEGIQAQVKTCIKNVAMVRYKAFDNVGSDLSFSLVMLDDNYDGIIITSIYGRGESVVYAKPINKGLSRYDLSDEEKNILKEVCEKEKDNDK
- the yyaC gene encoding spore protease YyaC translates to MEKKLVFNINDENILYKFSNYLTSELKSVSSYRDIIFLCIGTDRSTGDSLGPIIGYKLKKLHIDNLIVFGTLKEPVHAKNLSATLDFINSNYTNPFIVAIDACLGNVRNIGNISIQSTPISPGAAMNKVLPSVGDLSIVGIVNISGPFDFMVLQSTRLYTVMNLADKISNGIAISMMNISQKYNTM
- a CDS encoding mechanosensitive ion channel family protein; the encoded protein is MNLLKKINFDVETGKAQIQSLKFNVYDGFGIILRILIVIVLMYIIVKLVNKFIDKTLKKQEDFRFSLDKKRSKTIGAILKSVVKYCVYFFGITIILTLMFGSKLFSTVSLTFASIGGVALGFGSQNLVKDVVNGFFILFEDQYSVGDYITIDKSSGIVESIELRVTKIRSFKGDLHIIPNGKISEVTNHSRGPISINVNVSIAYEENIDNATKVINDACEKFSKDNEDVVESPKVVGITELASSGVNIRVSGKVKPMKQWSNENQLRKYVKEALDNAKIEIPYNKLQFVGGDKNE
- a CDS encoding DUF951 domain-containing protein, with the protein product MNKEFDLGYIVEMKKQHPCGTNRWEIIRVGADVKIKCVNCGRIIMLPRSKFEKRLKKVLEKKEEN
- the rpsF gene encoding 30S ribosomal protein S6 — encoded protein: MNKYETLFILNPSLDEEGINTNVEKFKSVITNGGGEVENVDLWGRRKLAYEIDKVNEGIYVLVNFQSDAQLPKELDRVFRITDSIIRHLIISLEK
- a CDS encoding single-stranded DNA-binding protein, producing MNKVVLIGRLTKDPELKFTPGTGTAVASFTLAVDRRFKKEGQQEADFVPIVVWGKQAESTANYMSKGKLMGVSGRIQTRSYDAKDGTRRYVTEIVAEEVQFLEWGSSNNNTMANDQFSNGNENGSIGLPDNNDITPIDDGDIPF